The Hydrogenispora ethanolica genome includes a region encoding these proteins:
- the folD gene encoding bifunctional methylenetetrahydrofolate dehydrogenase/methenyltetrahydrofolate cyclohydrolase FolD yields MSAFIIDGKSIAKRIKEELRPKVLGLAEQGKQPGLAVVIVGDNSASRVYVNMKKKACSELGIYSEEHALPATIRQDQLLDLIRDLNRNPRIHGILVQLPLPDHLDEQLVIETIDPAKDVDGFHPMSVGKLMIGLPGFPPCTPAGVMELIKTTGISLSGKECVVIGRSNIVGKPQAILLLRENGTVTICHSKTENLAEVCRRADVLIAAVGRPEMITGEMIKPGAIVIDVGMNRKPDGKLVGDVHFESACSVAGWITPVPGGVGPMTIAMLMKNTVQSANERA; encoded by the coding sequence ATGTCGGCTTTTATTATTGATGGTAAGTCAATTGCAAAGAGAATAAAGGAAGAGCTGCGGCCGAAAGTTCTAGGACTGGCCGAACAAGGAAAACAACCAGGCCTCGCTGTGGTCATAGTCGGAGATAACTCTGCTTCCCGGGTTTATGTGAATATGAAAAAGAAGGCCTGCTCCGAATTGGGCATCTATTCAGAGGAACATGCGCTTCCGGCGACAATTCGCCAAGACCAATTGCTCGATCTAATCAGGGATTTGAATCGAAATCCTCGAATTCACGGAATCTTAGTGCAGCTTCCGTTGCCGGATCATTTGGATGAGCAACTTGTCATCGAGACGATTGATCCTGCTAAAGACGTGGACGGTTTCCATCCCATGAGTGTCGGCAAACTGATGATTGGCTTACCTGGATTTCCGCCGTGTACTCCAGCCGGAGTCATGGAATTGATCAAAACCACCGGAATTTCACTGAGCGGTAAGGAATGCGTGGTAATCGGCCGTAGCAATATTGTGGGAAAACCACAGGCCATCCTATTGTTGCGGGAAAACGGAACGGTTACGATTTGTCATTCCAAAACCGAGAATTTAGCCGAGGTATGCCGCAGAGCAGATGTATTGATTGCCGCGGTGGGTCGGCCTGAAATGATTACCGGCGAAATGATTAAGCCTGGGGCGATTGTGATTGATGTGGGAATGAACCGTAAACCCGACGGAAAACTGGTCGGGGATGTCCATTTTGAGTCCGCTTGTTCCGTCGCGGGTTGGATTACTCCGGTTCCTGGCGGAGTCGGTCCGATGACCATCGCCATGCTAATGAAGAACACAGTCCAAAGCGCTAATGAACGAGCATGA
- a CDS encoding methyltetrahydrofolate cobalamin methyltransferase yields the protein MLIIGERINTSRKSIAPAVVARDEAFIAEEARRQLEAGATYIDVNCGTLVEEEPKFLEWLVQTVQAATGDAPCSIDSPNPVALERALKVHHGQPIINSITAEKERFSAILPLVRDFKTRVIALTMNDEGMPESAEERCAIGSGLITELTKVGIPLEDIFLDPMVRPVSTGDHYGQIVFQTIGKMTQEYPGLHTVCGLSNISYGLPARKIVNHTFLVMAMLSGLDSAILDPTDKRLTSLVHASELLLGKDEYAMNYITAFREGRLDI from the coding sequence ATGCTTATCATCGGAGAACGGATCAATACCAGTCGGAAGTCGATTGCCCCGGCGGTGGTTGCCCGGGATGAAGCGTTTATTGCGGAAGAGGCCCGTCGCCAGCTGGAGGCGGGCGCGACCTATATTGACGTCAATTGTGGGACGCTGGTAGAAGAAGAACCGAAATTTTTGGAATGGTTGGTTCAGACAGTTCAAGCAGCAACCGGGGATGCCCCATGTTCTATCGACAGCCCAAATCCAGTGGCCTTGGAGCGCGCCTTAAAAGTGCACCACGGCCAACCGATTATCAACTCAATAACTGCCGAAAAAGAGCGCTTTTCCGCTATCCTCCCATTGGTGCGGGATTTTAAAACCCGGGTTATCGCACTGACGATGAACGACGAAGGGATGCCGGAGTCGGCCGAGGAGCGTTGTGCCATTGGTTCCGGTTTAATCACCGAATTGACGAAGGTGGGGATACCTTTGGAGGATATTTTTCTCGATCCGATGGTCCGGCCGGTAAGTACAGGGGATCATTATGGACAGATCGTTTTCCAAACGATCGGGAAAATGACTCAAGAATATCCCGGACTGCACACGGTCTGCGGTCTATCCAATATTTCCTACGGGTTGCCAGCCCGAAAAATAGTGAATCATACTTTTTTGGTGATGGCAATGCTTTCCGGTCTCGATTCCGCTATTCTCGATCCTACCGACAAGCGTTTGACTTCTCTCGTGCATGCTTCCGAATTATTGCTGGGTAAAGATGAGTATGCGATGAATTATATTACGGCGTTTCGTGAGGGAAGACTGGATATATAG
- a CDS encoding DUF1638 domain-containing protein has protein sequence MALAYFCYIGCSILMKEVCRAVHQNPARSGRQSVAPTRVDLRFLPAGLHERPKILQQLLQKEIDTVEEYVQLEGQSPLCRETYQALLLGYGLCSEATVGLRARRIPLVVPRAHDCITILLGSKERHQKLFAENSANYWYSSGWIERMLPPGPEREKQLSEKFLQRYGQENLSFLLESESHWQERYCQATLIISQADGVEQNKAYRAYTQNCASHLGWEYREVSSDLTMLTDLLKGAWDPERFLIVQPGSEIIPSFNDQIITTKECTGNV, from the coding sequence ATGGCATTGGCGTACTTCTGCTATATCGGCTGTAGTATTTTGATGAAAGAGGTATGCCGAGCCGTGCATCAGAATCCGGCCCGGTCGGGACGACAGTCTGTCGCTCCGACCCGGGTCGATCTGCGGTTTTTGCCCGCTGGCCTTCATGAACGTCCCAAAATACTGCAGCAATTGCTGCAAAAAGAGATCGACACCGTTGAAGAATATGTTCAGTTGGAAGGTCAATCGCCACTTTGCCGCGAAACTTACCAAGCGCTGCTACTGGGTTATGGCTTGTGCAGCGAAGCGACAGTGGGGTTGCGGGCCCGTCGCATACCGCTGGTGGTACCGAGAGCTCATGACTGTATCACAATTTTGTTGGGGTCAAAAGAAAGGCATCAGAAATTATTCGCCGAAAACTCAGCGAATTATTGGTACAGTTCCGGCTGGATCGAACGGATGCTGCCACCCGGTCCCGAACGTGAAAAACAGTTATCCGAGAAATTTTTACAACGCTATGGCCAGGAAAATCTCTCATTTTTATTGGAATCCGAAAGCCACTGGCAAGAGAGATACTGCCAGGCGACCTTAATCATTTCCCAAGCAGACGGGGTTGAACAAAATAAAGCATATCGCGCTTACACTCAGAATTGTGCCTCCCATTTGGGCTGGGAATATCGAGAAGTTTCAAGCGATTTAACGATGCTGACGGATCTACTGAAAGGAGCCTGGGATCCCGAACGGTTCCTAATCGTTCAGCCCGGCTCGGAGATTATTCCAAGTTTTAATGACCAAATTATTACTACCAAAGAATGTACGGGTAATGTATAA